A portion of the Tenacibaculum todarodis genome contains these proteins:
- a CDS encoding helix-turn-helix domain-containing protein, with translation METKSWKDIKDTVYGKKGTERRDELDRDFESFKIGLLLRNAREEKNLTQEQLGELIDKKRTYISRVENNGSNLTLKTLFDIVEKGLGGKVNISIEV, from the coding sequence ATGGAAACTAAAAGCTGGAAAGACATTAAAGATACCGTTTACGGAAAAAAAGGAACGGAACGTAGAGACGAACTCGACAGAGATTTTGAGTCATTTAAAATCGGTTTACTTTTACGAAATGCACGAGAAGAAAAAAATCTGACTCAAGAGCAACTTGGCGAATTGATTGACAAAAAGCGAACTTATATTTCTCGTGTAGAAAATAATGGAAGTAATCTGACTTTAAAAACCTTATTTGATATCGTTGAGAAAGGACTTGGCGGAAAAGTCAATATTTCAATCGAAGTCTGA
- a CDS encoding alpha/beta fold hydrolase encodes MSNNLILHSRILGEGKPLLILHGYFGMGDNWKTHANKFAEDGFEVHLIDQRNHGRSFHSDAFDYELMVEDLHNYIVHYQLESVNLLGHSMGGKTVMLFAVEYPELVDKLVVADISPRMYPPHHHDILDALNSVDFSIHNSRKLVDAQLATLIPEIGVRGFLSKSLFWKEKGQLAFRFNLESLTENNNEVGVALPSFTTFEGETLFLKGENSGYISANEEPIIEAHFPNSKIVSIANAGHWLHAENPTDFYTEVAAFLK; translated from the coding sequence ATGTCTAATAATTTAATACTACATTCAAGAATCCTTGGCGAAGGAAAACCGTTGTTAATTTTACACGGTTATTTTGGAATGGGCGATAATTGGAAAACTCATGCGAATAAATTTGCAGAAGACGGTTTTGAAGTTCATTTAATAGATCAAAGAAATCACGGTCGTAGTTTTCATTCAGATGCTTTCGATTATGAGTTAATGGTTGAAGATTTACATAACTATATTGTTCATTATCAATTAGAAAGCGTTAATTTACTTGGGCATTCCATGGGCGGAAAAACAGTAATGTTGTTTGCTGTTGAATATCCTGAATTAGTAGATAAATTAGTAGTTGCAGATATTTCTCCAAGAATGTACCCGCCACATCATCACGATATTTTAGATGCGTTAAATTCTGTTGATTTTTCTATTCATAATTCTAGAAAATTAGTTGATGCACAGTTGGCTACATTAATTCCAGAAATTGGAGTTCGTGGTTTTTTAAGTAAAAGTTTGTTTTGGAAAGAAAAAGGGCAATTAGCATTCCGTTTTAACTTAGAATCACTTACCGAAAATAATAATGAAGTTGGAGTAGCTTTACCTTCATTCACAACTTTTGAAGGGGAAACGTTGTTTTTAAAAGGTGAAAACTCTGGTTATATTTCTGCAAATGAAGAACCAATTATAGAAGCTCATTTTCCAAACTCTAAAATTGTATCGATTGCCAATGCAGGTCATTGGTTGCATGCAGAAAACCCAACAGATTTTTATACTGAAGTTGCTGCTTTTCTGAAGTAA
- a CDS encoding pyridoxine 5'-phosphate synthase yields the protein MTKLSVNINKIATLRNSRGGDVPNLIKVATDIQEFGAEGITIHPRPDERHIKYQDAYDLKPIVTTEYNIEGNPIDKFMELVLAVKPTQVTLVPDTIGQITSNAGWDTVKHQSYLQEVIAEFKNNGIRTSIFIDTDLKLIEAAAKTGADRIELYTEEFATQFDLGNKDAVKPYTEAAILAHDLGLGINAGHDLSLENIKFFKQNIPNLAEVSIGHALIAESLYLGLENVVNMYLHRLK from the coding sequence ATGACAAAGTTAAGTGTAAATATTAATAAAATAGCAACATTACGTAATTCTCGTGGTGGGGATGTACCTAATTTAATTAAGGTGGCGACAGATATTCAAGAGTTTGGTGCGGAAGGAATTACAATTCACCCAAGACCAGATGAAAGACACATTAAATATCAAGATGCATACGATTTAAAACCAATTGTTACTACGGAATATAATATTGAAGGAAACCCGATTGATAAATTTATGGAATTAGTTTTAGCAGTAAAACCAACCCAAGTTACTTTAGTTCCTGATACTATTGGTCAAATTACGTCTAATGCAGGTTGGGATACTGTAAAGCATCAATCTTATTTACAAGAGGTTATTGCAGAGTTTAAAAACAACGGAATTAGAACTTCAATTTTTATTGATACTGATTTAAAATTGATTGAAGCTGCAGCAAAAACCGGTGCAGATAGAATTGAATTGTACACAGAAGAATTTGCTACACAATTCGATTTAGGAAATAAAGATGCGGTAAAACCATATACGGAAGCTGCTATTTTAGCACACGATTTAGGTTTAGGTATAAATGCTGGTCACGATTTAAGTTTAGAAAACATTAAGTTCTTCAAACAAAATATTCCAAATTTAGCCGAAGTTTCAATCGGGCATGCTTTAATTGCAGAAAGCTTGTATTTAGGGTTGGAAAACGTTGTTAATATGTATTTACATAGATTGAAGTAG
- a CDS encoding CBS domain-containing protein, with protein sequence MNINDYISQYINPLTLQSTVKSAQRLCKDVPISHFPVVENGKLLGSFPERDLRTIENKNRELKEYSYLLDHFFTDEKTTLLDLITLFADNDCNIIPVLNEAKNYIGYYELSDILDAFADSPFLHNESETIIVEKNVDDYSMSEISQIVESNKAKLLGMYISSQSIDKVKVTLKIISEELNEIVQTFRRYDYTVVTIHQDDSYIEDLKNRSEYLKKYLEM encoded by the coding sequence ATGAATATTAACGATTACATATCACAATACATTAACCCTCTTACACTGCAAAGTACTGTAAAAAGTGCTCAAAGGCTTTGTAAAGACGTTCCCATTTCTCACTTTCCAGTTGTTGAAAACGGTAAATTACTCGGCTCTTTCCCTGAAAGAGATTTAAGAACTATTGAAAATAAGAATAGAGAATTAAAAGAATATTCATATTTGTTAGATCATTTTTTCACGGATGAAAAAACAACACTTTTAGACTTAATTACACTTTTTGCTGATAATGATTGTAATATTATTCCGGTTTTAAACGAAGCAAAAAACTATATTGGTTATTACGAATTGAGCGATATTTTAGATGCTTTTGCAGATAGCCCTTTTCTACACAATGAAAGCGAGACTATAATTGTAGAAAAAAATGTTGATGATTACTCTATGAGTGAAATTTCTCAGATTGTAGAATCAAATAAAGCCAAGTTATTAGGCATGTACATTTCGTCACAATCAATAGACAAAGTAAAAGTTACACTTAAAATAATTTCTGAAGAATTGAATGAAATAGTTCAAACTTTTAGACGATACGATTATACAGTTGTAACAATTCATCAAGACGACTCTTATATAGAAGACCTCAAAAACAGGTCAGAATATCTTAAGAAATACTTAGAAATGTAA
- a CDS encoding NAD kinase, with amino-acid sequence MKKVAIYGQSYTITSEKEVQILLSVLSKNNIVAFFEKDFYELLKENNSISKKYPTFTSFHDLSDSFDAMITIGGDGTILRAVTYIRDLNIPIIGINAGRLGFLATIKKDAIEESLACVLRGEYTIQERTLLQIKTIPETKEFSEINFALNEVTIARKNTTSMIGAKTYLNNEYLTNYWADGLIISTPTGSTGYSLSCNGPVILPDSKSLVVTPIAPHNLNARPMVIPDKTTIQLEISAREKDFLISLDSRIATVPQQTKIFIEKAPFTIKSILPKNQSYLRTLRSKLLWGEDTRNESNP; translated from the coding sequence GTGAAAAAAGTAGCTATTTACGGACAATCTTACACTATTACTTCTGAAAAAGAGGTTCAAATATTATTATCAGTACTTTCTAAAAACAACATTGTTGCTTTTTTTGAAAAAGATTTTTATGAATTACTGAAAGAGAATAATTCAATAAGTAAAAAGTACCCAACTTTTACCTCATTCCACGACTTAAGTGACTCTTTTGACGCCATGATTACTATTGGTGGAGACGGAACTATTTTAAGAGCAGTAACTTATATTAGAGATTTAAACATACCTATTATTGGTATAAATGCTGGAAGATTAGGTTTTTTAGCAACCATAAAAAAAGATGCAATAGAAGAAAGTTTAGCTTGTGTTTTACGAGGAGAATACACCATACAGGAAAGAACTTTACTACAAATAAAAACAATCCCAGAAACAAAAGAATTTTCAGAGATTAATTTTGCTTTAAATGAAGTTACTATAGCACGTAAAAACACCACTTCTATGATTGGAGCAAAAACCTATCTTAACAATGAATATCTTACAAACTATTGGGCAGATGGTTTAATAATATCAACACCAACAGGTTCTACAGGATATTCTTTAAGTTGTAACGGACCTGTAATATTACCAGATTCAAAGAGCTTAGTTGTTACACCAATTGCTCCGCATAATTTAAATGCAAGACCAATGGTTATTCCTGATAAAACAACAATTCAGTTAGAAATAAGTGCAAGAGAAAAAGATTTCCTAATCTCTTTAGACTCAAGAATAGCAACCGTTCCACAACAAACCAAAATCTTTATAGAAAAGGCACCTTTTACAATAAAAAGCATACTTCCAAAAAATCAATCTTACCTAAGAACACTTCGCAGCAAGTTATTATGGGGAGAAGACACACGTAACGAATCAAATCCATAG
- a CDS encoding DUF6089 family protein: protein MMKKHILSLLFTCITSISFSQIHEIGFFVGGSNYVGDIGSTSYISPNSIAGGLIYKYNYNPRMAFRGTYSYLPTEGDDANASNPYREQRGISFTNTIHELAIGLEYNFFEYNISEHKTSFTPYILVEAAAFSYKKPERIDLNGDVILRNSISYALPFGLGIKGLLSGNLAYAVETKFRYALVDDIDYTGPYYAPNNTAINLDFGGSQNDWYMFTGISIVYTFGRPACYTDAR, encoded by the coding sequence ATGATGAAGAAACATATTTTAAGCTTACTATTTACTTGTATTACAAGCATTTCATTTTCACAAATCCATGAAATTGGTTTTTTTGTAGGTGGATCTAATTACGTAGGTGACATCGGTAGCACAAGTTACATAAGTCCAAACAGCATAGCTGGAGGATTAATTTACAAATACAACTACAACCCAAGAATGGCTTTTAGAGGTACATATAGTTATTTACCAACAGAAGGTGATGATGCAAATGCCTCAAATCCATATAGAGAACAACGTGGCATTAGTTTTACAAACACAATACATGAACTAGCAATAGGTTTAGAATATAATTTTTTTGAATATAATATTTCTGAACACAAAACATCTTTTACACCATATATATTAGTAGAAGCTGCAGCTTTTAGCTATAAAAAACCTGAAAGAATTGATCTTAATGGAGATGTAATTTTAAGAAATTCTATTTCCTATGCATTACCTTTCGGTTTAGGTATAAAAGGATTACTGTCTGGGAATTTAGCTTACGCAGTAGAAACAAAGTTTAGATACGCGTTAGTTGATGATATTGATTATACTGGCCCGTATTACGCACCCAATAATACAGCTATTAATTTAGATTTTGGTGGCTCACAGAATGATTGGTACATGTTTACAGGAATTTCAATTGTTTACACTTTTGGAAGACCTGCTTGTTATACAGACGCACGATAA
- a CDS encoding isoprenyl transferase, with protein sequence MDKKLQTISLNKVPNHIAVIMDGNGRWAKKQGMNRVFGHRNAMTAIRDSVDGASEIGTKFITMYAFSTENWNRPKFEVDALMHLLVTTLNKELPEFQRKNVKVNAIGNISSLPSKAQKTLQKVIDQTKNNTKITLSFALSYGSREEIVNAIKNISKKVVNTQLDIENIDEKTINNHLYTFNLPDVDLMIRTSGEQRISNFLLWQMAYAELYFTEMLWPDFRKENFFDAIIEYQNRERRFGKTSEQITSNE encoded by the coding sequence ATGGATAAAAAACTACAAACTATTAGCCTTAACAAAGTTCCAAATCACATTGCCGTAATTATGGACGGTAATGGTCGTTGGGCAAAAAAACAAGGTATGAATAGAGTTTTTGGACATAGAAATGCAATGACTGCAATTAGAGACTCAGTTGATGGAGCTTCAGAAATTGGCACAAAATTTATTACAATGTATGCCTTTTCTACCGAAAACTGGAACAGGCCAAAGTTTGAAGTTGATGCATTAATGCACCTTTTAGTTACTACACTTAATAAAGAGTTACCTGAATTTCAACGTAAAAATGTAAAAGTAAACGCTATTGGTAATATCTCTTCATTACCAAGTAAGGCGCAAAAAACTTTACAAAAGGTAATAGACCAAACCAAAAACAATACTAAAATAACTTTATCCTTTGCTTTAAGTTATGGATCTAGGGAAGAAATTGTTAACGCAATCAAAAACATATCTAAAAAAGTTGTTAATACTCAACTAGATATTGAAAATATAGACGAAAAAACTATTAATAATCATTTATATACATTTAATTTGCCCGACGTTGATTTAATGATTAGAACGAGCGGCGAACAAAGAATTAGTAATTTTTTATTATGGCAAATGGCTTATGCAGAATTGTATTTTACAGAAATGCTTTGGCCAGACTTCAGAAAAGAAAACTTCTTTGATGCAATAATTGAATATCAGAACAGAGAACGAAGATTTGGAAAAACAAGTGAACAAATTACATCGAATGAATAA
- the bamA gene encoding outer membrane protein assembly factor BamA, protein MNKYSLVLVFFVIAFSNLTIKAQDNANDSIPKNNNFSFEKGKEYILGGISVTGLKKFSEGTIKVYTGLKDGQVIKLPGDKLTSAIKKLYDSKQFSEVDVYLSKLDGETVYLQFDVTELPQLNKVTFTGLSKSKRKELEKETELKKGAMITDNLLVTSKNYIKKKYTDKGFLKTKVSLNTEKDTSDINTLNMNVHVDKGSKIKIKSINFNGNEALSDKKLRGAMKNTKRKVFGRFWKGSKYIQEDYKADLENILEKYSERGYRDARILSDNLTWNDDNTINLDIDLEEGRQYRFNEILFVGNKSYTDEQLQRFLRIDKGDIYNGKVLKERISGDGTPDSQDLTSFYQNNGYLFSQVNAVETKVKNDSITVEIRIREDEQATIKKVTVIGNDKTNDHVIYRELRVKPGDLYSKQNIIRSIREIGQLGFFDTNVTPDIKPNYQDKTTDIDFTVLEKGGSQIELQGGYGGGSFIGTLGLSFNNFSIRNLFKKDAYKPLPMGDGQSLSLRLQASRTYSTYSFSFTEPWLGGKKPQSLTASIYYSEQFRFDQFTGDVDKDQSLSIIGATLGLGQRLQWPDDYFQLSQSITYQRIKLNDYAYRVGSSNNILDNGTLNNLAYNLVLSRNSAGPSLIFPTYGSQFTLQGKATFPYSLVNGRDYDEPENLTPTARRDWLADQYKWLEYYKISAKGKWYTQLAKKLVLMSNFELGYLGTYNNKLGLTPVERYFVGGDGIAQGQLDGRETIGLRGYENNQLSSVDGGSIYNKFQLEVRYSITDKPSASIYTLGFLEAGNSYDNFSSFNPFELKRSAGLGVRIFMPAFGLLGIDFAHGFDPLPGDQSINPTKSGWQTHFIIGRQF, encoded by the coding sequence ATGAATAAATATTCATTAGTACTAGTATTTTTTGTAATTGCATTTAGCAATTTAACAATTAAAGCTCAAGACAATGCTAACGACAGCATTCCTAAAAACAATAACTTTTCTTTTGAAAAAGGAAAAGAATACATTTTAGGTGGTATAAGTGTTACTGGTCTAAAGAAATTTAGTGAAGGAACTATTAAAGTTTACACAGGTTTAAAAGATGGCCAAGTCATTAAATTACCTGGAGATAAACTTACTTCAGCAATAAAAAAACTATACGACAGTAAACAGTTTAGTGAAGTAGACGTTTATTTATCTAAATTAGATGGAGAAACTGTGTATCTCCAATTTGATGTTACTGAATTACCACAACTTAACAAGGTTACATTTACAGGTTTAAGTAAATCTAAAAGAAAAGAATTAGAAAAAGAGACTGAGCTTAAAAAAGGTGCTATGATTACTGATAATTTATTGGTAACCTCTAAGAACTACATAAAGAAAAAATATACTGACAAAGGTTTCTTAAAAACTAAAGTGTCTTTAAATACTGAAAAAGACACATCAGACATTAATACTTTAAACATGAATGTTCATGTTGATAAAGGAAGTAAAATTAAAATTAAAAGCATAAATTTTAATGGAAATGAAGCGCTATCAGACAAAAAACTAAGAGGCGCAATGAAAAACACAAAACGTAAAGTTTTTGGGCGTTTTTGGAAAGGATCAAAATATATACAAGAAGATTATAAAGCCGATTTAGAAAATATTTTAGAAAAATATAGTGAAAGAGGTTATAGAGATGCACGTATTTTAAGTGACAATCTTACTTGGAATGATGATAATACTATAAATCTTGATATAGACCTAGAAGAAGGTCGTCAATACAGATTTAATGAAATTTTATTTGTTGGAAACAAATCTTACACAGACGAACAATTACAAAGATTTTTACGAATTGACAAAGGAGACATTTATAATGGTAAAGTTCTAAAAGAACGTATATCTGGAGATGGAACACCAGACTCACAAGATTTAACATCATTTTATCAAAATAATGGATATTTATTTTCTCAAGTAAATGCAGTAGAAACTAAAGTAAAGAACGATTCTATTACTGTAGAAATTAGAATTAGAGAAGATGAACAAGCGACAATTAAAAAAGTAACGGTAATTGGTAATGATAAAACTAATGACCACGTAATTTATAGAGAACTACGTGTTAAACCAGGAGATTTATATAGTAAACAAAATATTATTCGTTCAATTAGAGAAATTGGTCAATTAGGTTTTTTTGACACTAATGTTACACCTGATATAAAACCTAATTACCAAGACAAAACTACTGATATAGACTTTACTGTTTTAGAAAAAGGTGGTAGCCAAATAGAATTACAAGGTGGTTACGGTGGTGGTTCTTTTATTGGAACTTTAGGACTATCCTTTAATAACTTTTCAATAAGGAATTTATTTAAAAAAGACGCCTATAAACCCTTACCAATGGGAGATGGGCAAAGTTTATCGTTACGTTTACAAGCAAGTAGGACCTATAGTACTTATAGCTTTTCATTTACTGAACCATGGTTAGGTGGTAAAAAACCACAATCTTTAACAGCTTCTATTTATTATTCTGAACAATTTAGATTTGATCAATTTACAGGAGATGTAGATAAAGATCAAAGTTTAAGTATAATTGGAGCTACATTAGGTTTAGGACAACGTTTACAATGGCCAGATGATTATTTTCAATTATCCCAAAGTATTACTTACCAAAGAATTAAATTAAACGATTATGCATATAGGGTTGGTTCCTCAAACAACATATTAGACAATGGAACACTTAACAACCTTGCTTACAACTTAGTTTTAAGCAGAAACTCTGCAGGGCCTAGTTTAATATTCCCTACGTATGGTTCTCAATTTACATTACAAGGTAAAGCAACCTTTCCTTACTCTTTAGTAAACGGAAGAGATTATGACGAACCTGAAAATTTAACACCAACTGCAAGAAGAGACTGGTTAGCTGATCAATACAAGTGGTTAGAATACTACAAGATTTCTGCTAAAGGAAAATGGTACACGCAATTAGCTAAGAAATTAGTCTTAATGTCTAATTTTGAACTTGGGTATCTAGGTACTTACAACAACAAATTAGGCTTAACACCTGTAGAGCGCTATTTTGTTGGTGGAGATGGTATCGCCCAAGGACAATTAGACGGTCGTGAAACAATTGGTTTAAGAGGATATGAAAACAATCAATTATCATCAGTGGATGGTGGTTCAATTTATAATAAATTTCAACTAGAAGTACGTTATTCTATAACTGACAAACCTTCTGCATCTATTTATACATTAGGCTTTTTAGAGGCAGGAAATTCTTATGACAATTTTAGTAGCTTTAATCCGTTTGAATTAAAACGATCTGCAGGATTAGGAGTTCGTATATTTATGCCAGCATTTGGTTTATTAGGAATAGATTTTGCTCACGGTTTCGACCCGTTACCAGGAGACCAATCTATAAACCCTACAAAATCGGGTTGGCAAACACATTTTATAATCGGAAGACAGTTCTAA
- a CDS encoding OmpH family outer membrane protein — protein MKKYILSIVLLITVTFVSAQKYQRIAYIDMEYILENVPAYTEAQNSLNAKVEKWRNRLDKDARSIEVLKTDLSNEKAILTKDLIEEREEDITVQQQELRRLESLYFGPNGEMYQLRKQLIQPVQDQVYNAVQNIASRKKYDFVFDKSGDLVMLFSNKKHDISDLVLKAINVDIKKQNKKEQIEAKKNAVVNKELTEEQQKRLDAKQTLKDKKEQDREAKRKEIEAKRLARIKERDKKRKLLLEKKEALRKAREEAKKKKEAEKENGNE, from the coding sequence ATGAAAAAATACATTTTATCAATCGTTCTTTTAATTACTGTAACTTTTGTTTCAGCACAAAAATACCAACGCATAGCTTATATAGATATGGAATACATTCTAGAAAATGTTCCTGCCTATACAGAAGCTCAAAACTCTTTAAATGCTAAAGTTGAAAAATGGAGAAATCGATTAGACAAAGATGCTCGTAGCATTGAAGTTTTAAAAACCGACTTATCTAACGAGAAAGCAATTTTAACTAAAGATTTAATTGAAGAGAGAGAAGAAGATATAACTGTACAACAACAAGAATTGCGAAGATTAGAATCTTTATATTTTGGACCTAACGGAGAAATGTATCAATTAAGAAAACAATTAATACAACCTGTACAAGACCAAGTATACAATGCAGTACAAAATATAGCTTCTCGTAAAAAGTACGATTTTGTTTTTGATAAATCTGGTGATTTAGTTATGCTGTTTTCTAACAAAAAACACGATATTAGCGACCTTGTTTTAAAAGCAATTAATGTTGATATAAAAAAACAAAATAAGAAAGAACAAATTGAAGCAAAAAAGAATGCTGTTGTAAACAAAGAGCTAACAGAAGAACAACAAAAACGTCTAGATGCAAAACAAACATTAAAAGACAAAAAAGAACAGGATAGAGAAGCTAAAAGGAAAGAAATAGAAGCTAAAAGGCTAGCCAGAATTAAAGAGCGAGACAAAAAAAGAAAATTATTACTAGAAAAAAAAGAAGCGCTAAGAAAAGCTAGAGAAGAAGCTAAAAAGAAAAAAGAAGCCGAAAAAGAAAACGGAAACGAATAA
- a CDS encoding OmpH family outer membrane protein → MKQIKTLLLVAIFTIGLGGVANAQKTAHINTDLLISQMPETKSLQAELAKLSKTYKDDIEAMAKKLEAKIKKYEAEGKTQTLEVNQQRAQEVQQERARIYQAEQSATQEMQKKYQDKLNPILKKAEDAIKAVAAEKGIVYVLDAANGKGLLVFKTGDDILEAVKTKLGF, encoded by the coding sequence ATGAAACAAATTAAAACTCTATTATTAGTTGCAATTTTCACAATTGGATTAGGTGGTGTAGCAAACGCACAAAAAACTGCACATATTAATACAGACTTATTAATATCTCAAATGCCAGAAACAAAATCTTTACAAGCAGAGTTAGCTAAGCTATCTAAAACTTATAAAGACGATATTGAAGCTATGGCTAAAAAACTAGAAGCAAAAATTAAAAAATACGAAGCTGAAGGTAAAACTCAAACATTAGAGGTTAACCAACAAAGAGCACAAGAAGTTCAACAAGAAAGAGCTAGAATTTATCAAGCTGAACAATCTGCAACTCAAGAAATGCAAAAGAAATATCAAGATAAGTTAAACCCTATCTTAAAGAAAGCAGAAGATGCTATTAAAGCTGTAGCTGCTGAAAAAGGTATCGTTTACGTTTTAGACGCTGCCAACGGTAAAGGATTATTAGTATTTAAAACTGGTGATGATATTCTTGAAGCGGTTAAAACTAAATTAGGCTTCTAA
- the murI gene encoding glutamate racemase: protein MTKAKPQQPIGIFDSGIGGTSIWKEINHLLPNEETIYLSDSKNAPYGQKSKDRIIELSIKNTEFLLNKNCKTIVVACNTATTNAIKYLRENYDVPFIGIEPAIKPASLKTKTNCIGILATKGTLNSELFEKTSSNIDATIKIIEQVGEGLVELIEGGNINSAEMTTLLNSYLQPMIQQEMDCLVLGCTHYPYLTSQIRNIVGDNVNIIDSGEAVAKQTKAVLEKDKLINLNRRMKTHTFYINKKSDVLRAILRKSKSIRIEELTF, encoded by the coding sequence ATGACAAAAGCAAAACCCCAACAACCTATTGGAATTTTTGACTCTGGTATCGGAGGTACTTCCATTTGGAAAGAAATTAACCACCTCTTACCAAATGAAGAAACCATTTATTTATCTGATAGTAAAAATGCTCCTTACGGGCAAAAATCAAAAGATAGAATTATAGAATTGTCTATTAAAAACACTGAATTTTTATTAAACAAAAATTGCAAAACAATTGTAGTTGCTTGTAATACAGCAACAACAAATGCAATTAAATATCTCAGAGAAAATTATGATGTTCCTTTTATTGGCATTGAACCAGCTATAAAACCCGCGTCTTTAAAAACCAAGACTAATTGCATAGGTATTTTAGCTACTAAAGGAACCTTAAATAGCGAGTTGTTCGAAAAAACTTCAAGCAATATAGATGCTACTATAAAAATAATTGAACAAGTTGGTGAAGGCTTAGTAGAATTAATAGAAGGTGGTAATATCAATTCCGCAGAAATGACCACTTTATTAAATAGCTACCTCCAACCAATGATTCAACAGGAAATGGACTGTTTAGTTTTAGGCTGCACACATTATCCATACTTAACATCTCAAATAAGAAATATTGTAGGTGATAACGTAAATATTATAGACTCTGGAGAAGCAGTTGCAAAACAAACAAAAGCTGTTTTAGAAAAAGATAAGCTAATAAATTTAAATCGTAGAATGAAAACTCATACTTTTTACATCAACAAAAAAAGTGATGTATTAAGAGCAATTTTACGAAAATCTAAATCTATAAGAATAGAAGAGTTAACTTTTTAA
- a CDS encoding type IX secretion system membrane protein PorP/SprF gives MKFLFRVSILILFFSSASQTSAQETLPIFSDYLSDNVYLLHPAAAGIGTCGKVRLTAGRYWEDNELQTLSFHSKLGEDTNASAGVVLFNDKNGFHSQKGVQGTFAYHLDLFRGGEFNQLSFGLSLGAVQNTVDQTTFTGDPTVAQLIESDFYFNGDFGVAYHYGGLSSYFTVKNLFLSAKGNLNDRFEPLNLRNYIFGAGYFFGNEEKFQYEPSVMLQFKEGTSENYLDINMKVYKKLDKAQLWAALSYRRSFDGNPVQEVQQITPILGANVGQWMFSYTYSKQSGSVVFENAGFHQLTVGVNVLCRRPRASACPNINGSF, from the coding sequence ATGAAATTTTTATTTAGGGTTTCAATTCTAATATTATTCTTCTCTTCTGCAAGCCAAACTTCTGCACAAGAAACTTTACCAATATTCTCTGATTATTTATCGGACAATGTTTATTTATTACATCCAGCAGCAGCTGGAATTGGTACATGCGGAAAAGTTAGATTGACCGCAGGAAGATATTGGGAAGATAATGAATTACAAACGTTAAGTTTTCATAGTAAGTTAGGTGAAGATACAAATGCATCTGCTGGTGTTGTTCTTTTTAATGATAAAAATGGATTTCATTCTCAAAAAGGTGTACAAGGTACTTTTGCATATCATTTAGATTTATTTAGAGGAGGTGAATTTAATCAACTTTCTTTTGGATTGTCTTTAGGAGCAGTTCAGAATACTGTGGATCAAACTACGTTTACTGGAGATCCAACTGTGGCACAGTTAATTGAAAGCGATTTTTATTTTAATGGAGATTTTGGTGTTGCTTATCATTATGGGGGTTTATCTTCTTATTTTACAGTTAAAAATTTATTTTTATCAGCTAAAGGAAATCTAAATGATAGATTTGAACCTTTAAATTTACGTAACTATATTTTTGGTGCTGGTTATTTCTTTGGGAATGAAGAAAAGTTCCAATATGAGCCTTCAGTAATGCTTCAGTTTAAAGAAGGTACAAGTGAAAATTATTTAGATATAAACATGAAAGTTTATAAAAAATTAGATAAAGCCCAACTTTGGGCTGCGCTTTCTTACCGTAGAAGTTTTGATGGTAACCCAGTACAAGAGGTACAGCAAATTACACCTATTTTAGGTGCTAATGTTGGGCAGTGGATGTTTTCTTATACGTATTCTAAACAATCTGGAAGTGTAGTTTTTGAAAATGCTGGTTTCCATCAATTAACTGTTGGTGTAAATGTACTGTGTAGAAGACCAAGAGCTTCAGCTTGTCCTAATATAAACGGTAGCTTTTAA